The genomic window AAATAAAAACTCCGTAAAACTTTGCGTCATCGCACCTTTGCGGATAAAAAAACAACAACGTGAACGATTTCATAAAATACCAAGCACAAACGTCTCCCTATCCATTAGGAATGGAAGTTTCGCATGCAAAAGGTTCTTATATTTTCGATACTAATAATAAAAAATATTTGGATTTTGTGGCTGGTGTTTCGGCTTGTACACTCGGACACCAACCACCGAGAGTCAATCAGGCAATAAAAGACCAGTTGGATAAATATTCGCACGTGATGGTTTATGGCGAATATTCGCAAAGTCCAGCGGTGGAATATTGCAAATTGATGGCTTCACTCCTACCCGAGCCTTTAAATAAAACCTATCTCGTCAATTCGGGAACAGAAGCTATTGAAGGTGCCTTAAAACTAGCCCGAAGAGTGACTGGCAGAAGCCAATTGATTTCTTGCAACAATGCCTATCACGGCAATACGATGGGTTCGATGAGTGTCATGGGATACGAAGAGCGCAAACAAGCTTTTCGTCCGTTGATTCCCGATGTAGATTTTATTACTTTCAACAACGAAGCCGATTTAGAAAAAATCACCACCAAAACGGCTGGAATTCTACTGGAAACCATTCAAGGTGGTGCTGGATTTATTCAACCTCAAAATGATTTTCTAAAAAAAGTCCGAGAACGCTGTACCGAAGTCGGTGCCATGATGATTCTGGACGAAATCCAACCGGGTTTTGGAAGAACAGGCACGCTTTTCGGATTCCAAAATTATGATGTCGTTCCCGATATTGTAGTTATGGGCAAAGGAATGGGAGGCGGAATGCCTGTGGGAGCTTTCACCGCTTCTGCGGAAATGATGGATTTATTGACATATAATCCAAAATTGGGTCACATTACCACTTTTGGCGGACATCCTGTCATAGCAGCAGCTTGTTTGGCTACTTTGAAAGAAATTACCGAAACAAACCTAATGACAGAAGCTTTAGCCAAAGAAAAACTATTCAGATCACTTTTGGTACATCCTTTGATACAAGAAATTAGAGGAAAAGGATTGATGTTGGCAGCAATGACAGCAAGTGCAGAGATTACCAACGAAGTGATTCTAAAATGCCAAGACAAAGGACTTATTCTATTCTGGCTTTTATTTGAACCAAATGCCATCCGAATTACACCACCATTAACCATTTCTGAAGAGGAGATTAGAGAAGGCTGTGCAATTATGATTGAAGTAATGAATGAAATAATGATTTAAGATTTTTGATTTCAAATTGCAATTACAACTAGAAATAGCTGTTAATTAAATTGTTCACAACAATTCCAACTTTTCCTCACAATAACACCTAGGTTGCCTAATTTTATTTCGGGCAAACTCAAAAAGACAAAAGTATGCAATTAAGCGACGAGGAAGAAGACTATAACTTATCTCTATCCAAATTTGAGTCGATGTTGAAAACCAACAAAGTGCTCTTTTTTGACTCCGAGGAATTTGAAGACATCATCCTTCATTACCTCGATATGGGAAAAGCCAATTTGGCTAAAAAAGCCTTGAAACTAGCCTTGGAACAACATCCAAGATCAACTGGTTTGAAACTAGTTCAGGTTGAAATGCTAATTTATGACGACAAACTAGAAATAGCCGAAAAGCTATTGAACGAACTGTACGCCATTGAACCCAATAACGAAGAAATCTACATCCAGAAAGCCAATATTTGTTCTAAAAGAGACCAGCACGAAAAAGCGGTCGAAATGCTCAAAATTGCTTTGAAATATACGGATGATTATGCCGATGTCTATAATTTAATCGGGATGGAATACCTGTTTATGGATAATCTCGAAATGGCAAAAGACAGCTTTATCAAATGTTTGGAAGAAGATTTCGAAGATCAATCAGCCTTATATAATGTTGTGTATTGCTTCGAATTTTTAGATCAAAATCAAGAAGCTATCACTTACCTCAAAAAATACATCGATAAAAATCCATATAGTGAAATCGCTTGGCATCAGCTGGGACGCTTGCATTATGGCGTAAAAGAATATGAAAACGCCATTCGTGCTTTTGATTATGCTACTCTTATAGACGATGAATTCCTTGGTGCTTTTATGGAAAGAGCAAAAGCTTTGGAACGTATGAAAAAATATGAAGAAGCGATTGAAAGCTACAACAGAACCATCGAATTAGATGATGCTACTTCTTATGCTTTGCTTCGAATTGGAAAATGCTACGAAAGGCTAGGCAATAAAGTTCAGGCTTTGAAATACTTCAACAAAACAGTTCACGAAGATCCACTTTTGGATAAAGGATGGATTGCGATTACCGATTTTTACGTTCGCCAAAAAAACTTTCAAAAAGCCTTGTTTTTTGTTAACAAAGCATTAGCGATTGACAATCAAAATCGTTTGTATTGGAAGCGTTATGCCACCATTAACAAACAAATGAACTTCTTTGAAGAAGCCGAATTTGGATATCGAAAAGCAGTAGAATTTGGCGATTATGCTTTAGACACTTGGTTGTTTTGGGTTGATATTTTGCAGTTTTTGGGCGAATTCGAAACGGCAATCCAAACTTTGTTACAAGCTACAGAATATTTTCCTGAAGAAAACGAAGTCGAATACCGTTTGGCTGGATTGTATTTTATGATTCAGGAAACTACCAAAGCTAAATTTCATTTAAGCAACGGTTTGCGCATCAAATTCGAAAACCATTATATTTTGGAAGATTTATTTCCAGTAGTTTGGACTCGAAAAATGGTTCAAAACTATATTACCAAACACAAAAAATAATTTTTAATTAAATAAAAAAACTGACACAGATTTCACAGATTTACACCAATTAATTCGTGTAAATTCGTGAAATTCGTGTTTTAAAACAAACACAATGCTAGACACAATACGCAAACGCTTTGGCTTACTAGGACGCAACATTAGTTATTCTTTTTCAAAAGGATATTTTACAGATAAATTCAATGCCGACAAACTTTTCGAAGGTTGTACTTACGAGAATTTTGACATTCCAGAAATAACTGCTTTCTCTGAAATCATAAAAAACACGCCTGATTTAAAAGGAATGAATGTAACGATTCCTTATAAAGAAGTTGTGATTCCTTATTTAGACAAATTATCCAAAAAAGCAACCGAAATAGGTGCTGTCAATACCATAAAATTCACCAAAAAAGGAAAACTAAAAGGCTACAACACCGACTATTATGGTTTTATGAAATCATTAGAACCATTATTACAACCGCATCACAAAAAAGCATTAATTCTAGGAACTGGTGGCGCTTCTAAAGGTGTGGCTTATGCTTTGAAAGAATTGGGAATCTTGTACACTTTTGTTTCCAGAGAAGCCAAAGAGGGTATAATTGATTACGACCGAATCAATGCTACGACTTTTGACAATTATCAAATCATCATCAATTCTTCACCAGTAGGAACAAGCCCAAATATTGATGCTTTTCCACTGATTCCTTACGAATATTTCACAGAGAAACACATTGCTTACGATTTGATTTACAATCCTGCGGAAACCCAATTTCTAAAAAAGGCAGCTGCAAAAGGAGCACAAACCAAAAACGGACAGGATATGCTTGTTTTTCAGGCTGAAAAGGCTTGGAAGATTTGGAATAAGTAGGAGAAACAATTCAATAGGCTACAATGAAATTCATTCTTACAATACTTCTGATAATTTCAACATCTCTATTTGGATGTAACAATCCGTCCACAAAAAAAGTAACCTTTAAAAATCCGTCAATAAACGTTGAATCAACGAAAACAAAAGCAAACCAAGCGTTAAAATTTTGCAAAGCCAAGAATTTTAATCAGGACTTTTGCATTTTAATTGATATGAGTTTGCATTCTGGCGTTAAAAGATTTATCGTTTGGGATTTTACAAAAAATAAAATATCAAATAGTTTTTTAGTTGGACACGGATGCGGAGAAAATCCTTGGAACAATGATTATTCAAAAGACAATCCAAAATTCAGTAATGTAGATGGAAGCCATTGTTCGTCATTAGGTAAATACAAAATAGGACAAAGAGCCCATAGCGACTGGGGTATTGGCGTAAAATATGTTTTACACGGTTTGGAATCTACCAACAATAATGCGCAAAAACGTTTTATTGTTTTTCATTCTTGGGAAGTAGTTTCAGATGAAGAAGTATATCCAAAAGGAACTCCAGAAGGTTGGGGATGTCCTACAATTTCAAATAATAGTTTCAAAATAATTGATCCATTATTAAAATCAAGCACAAAACCAGTTTTGATGTGGATTTATAAATAAATCCTAATCAGAAACTTTACAAGGCTTAACAAAAGGTCACCGACTTTCGTTACCAATTATAAATTGTGCAAATCGATTGTGCTTTCAAGACATCTATTACTGGATTATCAACTTTTGTAATAGCTATAATTCCATTATCATCAACATAATTGGAAGCACTGGAATAAACATAATGAGAAGCTTTGGCAACAATTCCTGCTCGAACAGGATTCAAATGAATATAATCCAATTTCGACCAAAAGAACTTTTCAGAGAAAATTTCTTCGGGATGATTTCCATATTGCCAAAACTGATATTTTTCATTTCGGCTATGGCTTTTACAAGCAAATTCAAAACGTTTCAGCATCCAATCGGCTCTACTTTCTGGCTCTGTTTCTATTTTATTCAAAATGGTCTTTGCTGTAAACTTCTTGAAATCCCGAATCAAATCAGATAATTTACTGTTTTCTGACTGAATGATCAAATGAATGTGATTGGACATAATAACAAAGCCATATAAAATCATTCCTTTGTTTTTAATGCAAAAATCCAGACTTTCGATGACGCAATCTTTATAGGTTTTTCTGGAAAAGACATCAACCCAGTCCACAACCGTTGCAGTTATAAAATGCGCTTTGGATTGATCTCGAATTAGGAATCCTTCTTTTTCTTTCATTTTTGTTTTTTTTAAAGGTCAGTCAGAGACTGAAAATCACATCCTCAAAGTCGGAGACTTTGCCGAGCTGGATTTCCTACTATTATTAGTCTATTCTTTTAGTTTTAATAATAAAAATATATCTTTTTCATACGTTTCAATATTATTTACAAGTTCTGATTTTATTTGCTCCTTTGATTTTGATTCATTTTCAACTAAATAAATGATTTCAATCGCATCTTGAAATTCATCAATACTGTAATCGGAAATTGTTTGAAAATTTTCAGTTTCTTTATTCATATTACTTATTTTGAAATAATATTCGTAAAATAAAAAATCAACATTTGTTGTTACTCCACCTGGATTTTTACAAAACGAGTCTAATTTTTCCTTAATTTCTCCTGAAATAAAAATGTGATAATCTTTTTGTAGCATAATTTGTTTGTTATTAATGAATAATTCTTTTATTGTGCAAATTTACGCTATAAGTTAATCCCTTCAAAAAGTGTGACAAAAAACCAAACTTTTTATTAAAAGCTACTTTGAAAATCTCGCTCCGCAAAGTCTCCGACTTTGAGGATGTGTTAGTCAGTCTGTGACTGACATAAATTAAATCTTTCTAAATAAAATCGGTTGAAAACCGAAAATCACTACCTCAAAGTCGGAGACTTTGCGGAGCGTAAAATCCTACCCCAACCATCCATCACGATCCAAGCTTCTATACTGAATC from Flavobacterium eburneipallidum includes these protein-coding regions:
- a CDS encoding aspartate aminotransferase family protein; protein product: MEVSHAKGSYIFDTNNKKYLDFVAGVSACTLGHQPPRVNQAIKDQLDKYSHVMVYGEYSQSPAVEYCKLMASLLPEPLNKTYLVNSGTEAIEGALKLARRVTGRSQLISCNNAYHGNTMGSMSVMGYEERKQAFRPLIPDVDFITFNNEADLEKITTKTAGILLETIQGGAGFIQPQNDFLKKVRERCTEVGAMMILDEIQPGFGRTGTLFGFQNYDVVPDIVVMGKGMGGGMPVGAFTASAEMMDLLTYNPKLGHITTFGGHPVIAAACLATLKEITETNLMTEALAKEKLFRSLLVHPLIQEIRGKGLMLAAMTASAEITNEVILKCQDKGLILFWLLFEPNAIRITPPLTISEEEIREGCAIMIEVMNEIMI
- a CDS encoding tetratricopeptide repeat protein; the protein is MQLSDEEEDYNLSLSKFESMLKTNKVLFFDSEEFEDIILHYLDMGKANLAKKALKLALEQHPRSTGLKLVQVEMLIYDDKLEIAEKLLNELYAIEPNNEEIYIQKANICSKRDQHEKAVEMLKIALKYTDDYADVYNLIGMEYLFMDNLEMAKDSFIKCLEEDFEDQSALYNVVYCFEFLDQNQEAITYLKKYIDKNPYSEIAWHQLGRLHYGVKEYENAIRAFDYATLIDDEFLGAFMERAKALERMKKYEEAIESYNRTIELDDATSYALLRIGKCYERLGNKVQALKYFNKTVHEDPLLDKGWIAITDFYVRQKNFQKALFFVNKALAIDNQNRLYWKRYATINKQMNFFEEAEFGYRKAVEFGDYALDTWLFWVDILQFLGEFETAIQTLLQATEYFPEENEVEYRLAGLYFMIQETTKAKFHLSNGLRIKFENHYILEDLFPVVWTRKMVQNYITKHKK
- a CDS encoding shikimate dehydrogenase family protein; its protein translation is MLDTIRKRFGLLGRNISYSFSKGYFTDKFNADKLFEGCTYENFDIPEITAFSEIIKNTPDLKGMNVTIPYKEVVIPYLDKLSKKATEIGAVNTIKFTKKGKLKGYNTDYYGFMKSLEPLLQPHHKKALILGTGGASKGVAYALKELGILYTFVSREAKEGIIDYDRINATTFDNYQIIINSSPVGTSPNIDAFPLIPYEYFTEKHIAYDLIYNPAETQFLKKAAAKGAQTKNGQDMLVFQAEKAWKIWNK
- a CDS encoding murein L,D-transpeptidase catalytic domain-containing protein, whose product is MNVESTKTKANQALKFCKAKNFNQDFCILIDMSLHSGVKRFIVWDFTKNKISNSFLVGHGCGENPWNNDYSKDNPKFSNVDGSHCSSLGKYKIGQRAHSDWGIGVKYVLHGLESTNNNAQKRFIVFHSWEVVSDEEVYPKGTPEGWGCPTISNNSFKIIDPLLKSSTKPVLMWIYK
- a CDS encoding REP-associated tyrosine transposase — encoded protein: MKEKEGFLIRDQSKAHFITATVVDWVDVFSRKTYKDCVIESLDFCIKNKGMILYGFVIMSNHIHLIIQSENSKLSDLIRDFKKFTAKTILNKIETEPESRADWMLKRFEFACKSHSRNEKYQFWQYGNHPEEIFSEKFFWSKLDYIHLNPVRAGIVAKASHYVYSSASNYVDDNGIIAITKVDNPVIDVLKAQSICTIYNW